A single genomic interval of Agromyces cerinus harbors:
- a CDS encoding ATP-dependent zinc protease family protein has product MTEPVYSNTIAGWREWVSLPGAGVPWIKAKLDTGARTSSLHAFDLEEVQRGDASIVRFGVHPWQNSDEDAVIVECPVHDRRSVRSSSGHTEERIVVLMDVVLMGRTMTAEVTLTNRDEMGFRMLIGREALRQGFIVDSARSFVGGRAPRGIRRRNRGRTAARA; this is encoded by the coding sequence GTGACAGAGCCCGTCTATTCAAACACCATCGCGGGATGGCGCGAATGGGTGAGCCTGCCCGGAGCCGGAGTTCCCTGGATCAAGGCCAAGCTCGACACGGGTGCGCGCACCTCGTCGCTGCACGCCTTCGACCTCGAAGAGGTGCAGCGCGGCGACGCGTCGATCGTGCGGTTCGGGGTGCACCCGTGGCAGAACTCCGATGAAGACGCCGTCATCGTCGAATGCCCCGTGCACGATCGCCGCTCCGTGCGGAGCTCCTCGGGTCACACCGAGGAGCGCATCGTCGTGCTCATGGACGTCGTGCTCATGGGCCGCACGATGACGGCCGAGGTGACGCTCACGAACCGCGACGAGATGGGCTTCCGCATGCTCATCGGCCGCGAGGCGCTGCGGCAGGGCTTCATCGTCGACTCGGCCCGCTCCTTCGTCGGCGGGCGCGCGCCACGAGGCATCCGTCGCCGCAATCGCGGCCGTACCGCAGCGCGGGCTTGA
- a CDS encoding GntR family transcriptional regulator — MLLELDPESSVPPYEQLRRAVVDGVRGGTLVSGTRLPPVRTLASELGLAANTVARAYRELERDGVIETRGRNGSFVAATGDPAEQQAQLAASAYADRIAQLGLDPEQALTLVRTALQRRG; from the coding sequence ATGCTGCTCGAACTGGACCCGGAGTCCTCCGTTCCGCCCTACGAGCAACTGCGTCGGGCGGTCGTCGACGGCGTGCGCGGCGGCACCCTCGTCTCTGGCACGCGACTGCCGCCCGTGCGCACCCTCGCCAGCGAGCTCGGGCTCGCAGCCAATACCGTCGCCCGCGCCTACCGCGAGCTCGAGCGCGACGGGGTCATCGAGACGCGCGGTCGCAACGGTTCGTTCGTCGCTGCGACCGGAGACCCCGCCGAGCAGCAGGCGCAGCTCGCGGCATCCGCCTATGCCGATCGCATCGCCCAGCTCGGCCTCGACCCGGAGCAGGCGCTCACGCTGGTGCGCACCGCCCTGCAGCGCCGGGGCTGA
- a CDS encoding proline dehydrogenase family protein has product MSNAATDARPNTDHVVALVRRWLAESSEHPADPAAERLAGVLKDPRGLDFTVGFVDGVMRPEDLGVAGRNLEQVAKLTPKFLPWYLKAAIRVGGVVAPVLPWIVIPIARRVLRAMVGHLVLDATPEKLGPAIATLRESGNRLNLNLLGEAVLGEEEADRRLSGTYEFLARDDVDYVSIKVSSVVSQLSMWSFDEAVAKVVAKLTPLYELAAKSRTPKFINLDMEEYRDLDLTIAVFTTLLDQPQLRGLEAGIVLQTYLPDALGAMQELTAWAKNRRAQGGAPIKVRVVKGANLAMEHVDAAVHGWPLATYDSKQDSDTNYKRVLDWSMTPERTDAVKLGVAGHNLFDVAHAWLTARERGVDSRVEFEMLLGMATGQAEAVRRDVGNLLLYTPVVNPSEFDVAIAYLIRRLEENASQDNFMSAVFELTTSEPLFQREQARYLASLAALEPTVVAAPAPNRTQNRHTEWTDETLAAAMTVPDAPAPGTEHELDPSLTSVVLGITRGSAGIDGSELADAAVSASGSGVGSGATPGFRNEPDTDPALAPNREWGRRILERVPGSTLGMNTIAAARVDDAATLERIIQTVAGRGRAWGQLPGAERAAVLHRAGYALAANRDRLIEVMAAETGKTIAEADPEISEAIDFAHYYAERARELDHVQGAVFVPSKLTVITPPWNFPVAIPAGGVLSALAAGSGVIIKPAKLAQRSGAVMVEALWEAGIPRELLTLVDIGERELGKELVSHPAVDRVILTGAYETAQLFRSFRKDLPLLAETSGKNAIIVTPSADLDLAASDVVKSAFGHAGQKCSAASLVILVGSVAKSERFRRQLVDATRSLRVGWPEQATSQMGPIVEPANGKLLHALTQLGIGEEWLVEPQQLDDTGRLWSPGIRSGVAGGSYFHLTEFFGPVLGIMHAKDLDEAIRLQNAVDYGLTAGLHSLDANELATWLDRVEAGNLYVNRGITGAIVERQPFGGWKRSAVGAGAKAGGPNYLFGLGEWLPQHGTSSSTLHLRGLEKRVAELIEASQPALDYDSFDVLRRSALSDELAWAEEYSVVKDVSGVGAERNLFRYRPLPVTVRIGEQASLAEGLRVIAAGLLAKSPLMVSTAVELPKGVRTLLSARDLRVVREGDAAWLGRAAKQGITTPRVRLVGGGASALAEALGGTPDVAVWSHPVTPSGRVELLPFLHEQAISITNHRFGNPTTLSDGVI; this is encoded by the coding sequence ATGTCGAACGCCGCCACAGACGCCCGGCCGAACACCGATCACGTCGTCGCCCTCGTGCGCCGGTGGCTCGCCGAGAGCTCGGAGCACCCCGCCGACCCCGCCGCCGAGCGCCTCGCCGGCGTGCTGAAGGACCCGCGCGGCCTCGACTTCACCGTCGGCTTCGTCGACGGCGTCATGCGCCCCGAAGACCTCGGCGTCGCGGGCCGCAACCTCGAGCAGGTCGCGAAGCTCACGCCGAAGTTCCTGCCCTGGTACCTGAAGGCTGCGATCCGCGTCGGCGGCGTCGTCGCCCCGGTGCTGCCCTGGATCGTCATCCCGATCGCCCGCCGGGTGCTGCGCGCGATGGTCGGCCATCTCGTGCTCGACGCGACCCCCGAGAAGCTCGGCCCGGCCATCGCGACCCTGCGCGAGTCGGGCAACCGCCTGAACCTGAACCTCCTCGGCGAGGCGGTGCTCGGTGAGGAGGAGGCCGACCGCCGCCTCTCGGGCACCTACGAGTTCCTCGCCCGCGACGACGTCGACTACGTGTCGATCAAGGTCTCGAGCGTCGTCAGCCAGCTCTCGATGTGGTCGTTCGACGAGGCCGTCGCCAAGGTCGTCGCGAAGCTCACGCCGCTGTACGAGCTCGCCGCCAAGAGCCGCACGCCGAAGTTCATCAACCTCGACATGGAGGAGTACCGCGACCTCGACCTGACGATCGCGGTCTTCACCACGCTGCTCGACCAGCCGCAGCTGCGCGGTCTCGAGGCCGGCATCGTGCTGCAGACCTACCTGCCCGACGCGCTCGGCGCGATGCAGGAACTCACCGCGTGGGCGAAGAACCGTCGCGCGCAGGGCGGCGCCCCCATCAAGGTGCGCGTCGTCAAGGGCGCGAACCTCGCGATGGAGCACGTCGACGCGGCCGTGCACGGCTGGCCGCTCGCGACCTACGACTCCAAGCAGGACTCCGACACGAACTACAAGCGCGTGCTCGACTGGTCGATGACCCCCGAGCGCACCGACGCCGTCAAGCTCGGCGTCGCCGGCCACAACCTCTTCGACGTCGCCCACGCCTGGCTCACCGCCCGCGAGCGGGGCGTCGACTCGCGCGTCGAGTTCGAGATGCTGCTCGGCATGGCGACCGGCCAGGCCGAGGCGGTTCGCCGCGATGTCGGCAACCTGCTGCTCTACACGCCCGTCGTGAACCCGAGCGAGTTCGACGTCGCCATCGCCTACCTGATCCGCCGCCTCGAAGAGAACGCGAGCCAGGACAACTTCATGTCGGCCGTGTTCGAGCTCACCACGAGCGAGCCGCTGTTCCAGCGCGAGCAGGCGCGGTACCTCGCCTCGCTCGCCGCACTCGAGCCGACGGTCGTGGCGGCGCCCGCGCCGAACCGCACCCAGAACCGTCACACCGAGTGGACCGACGAGACCCTCGCCGCCGCGATGACCGTTCCGGATGCACCGGCGCCCGGTACCGAGCACGAGCTCGATCCGTCGCTGACGAGCGTGGTGCTCGGCATCACCCGCGGGTCCGCCGGCATCGATGGCTCCGAGCTGGCGGATGCCGCGGTATCCGCTTCTGGCTCCGGCGTCGGTTCGGGAGCGACGCCGGGCTTCCGCAACGAGCCCGACACCGACCCGGCCCTCGCGCCGAACCGCGAGTGGGGGCGCCGCATCCTCGAGCGGGTGCCCGGCTCGACGCTCGGCATGAACACGATCGCCGCGGCCCGCGTCGACGACGCCGCGACCCTCGAGCGGATCATCCAGACGGTCGCCGGCCGCGGCCGTGCCTGGGGCCAGCTGCCCGGCGCCGAGCGCGCCGCCGTGCTGCACCGCGCCGGTTACGCGCTCGCCGCGAACCGCGACCGCCTGATCGAGGTCATGGCCGCCGAGACCGGCAAGACCATCGCCGAGGCCGACCCCGAGATCAGCGAGGCGATCGACTTCGCGCACTACTACGCCGAGCGCGCCCGCGAGCTCGACCACGTGCAGGGCGCCGTCTTCGTGCCGTCGAAGCTCACCGTCATCACCCCGCCGTGGAACTTCCCCGTCGCGATCCCCGCCGGCGGCGTGCTCTCCGCGCTCGCCGCGGGCTCGGGCGTCATCATCAAGCCCGCGAAGCTCGCGCAGCGCTCGGGCGCGGTCATGGTCGAGGCGCTCTGGGAGGCCGGCATCCCTCGCGAGCTCCTCACCCTCGTCGACATCGGCGAGCGTGAGCTCGGCAAGGAGCTCGTCTCCCACCCCGCGGTCGACCGGGTCATCCTCACGGGTGCGTACGAGACCGCGCAGCTCTTCCGCTCGTTCCGCAAGGACCTGCCGCTGCTCGCCGAGACGAGCGGCAAGAACGCGATCATCGTGACGCCGTCGGCCGACCTCGACCTCGCGGCATCCGATGTCGTCAAGAGCGCCTTCGGCCACGCCGGCCAGAAGTGCTCGGCGGCCTCGCTCGTGATCCTCGTCGGCTCGGTCGCGAAGTCCGAGCGGTTCCGCCGCCAGCTCGTCGACGCCACCCGGTCGCTGCGGGTCGGCTGGCCGGAGCAGGCCACGAGCCAGATGGGCCCGATCGTCGAGCCCGCGAACGGCAAGCTGCTGCATGCCCTCACCCAGCTCGGCATCGGCGAGGAGTGGCTCGTGGAGCCCCAGCAGCTCGACGACACCGGCCGTCTCTGGTCGCCCGGCATCCGCTCGGGTGTCGCCGGAGGCTCGTACTTCCACCTCACCGAGTTCTTCGGCCCGGTGCTCGGCATCATGCACGCGAAGGACCTCGACGAGGCGATCCGACTGCAGAACGCCGTCGACTACGGCCTGACCGCGGGACTCCACTCGCTCGACGCGAACGAGCTCGCCACCTGGCTCGACCGCGTCGAGGCGGGCAACCTCTACGTCAACCGCGGCATCACCGGCGCGATCGTCGAGCGTCAGCCGTTCGGCGGCTGGAAGCGCTCGGCCGTCGGCGCGGGCGCCAAGGCCGGCGGCCCGAACTACCTGTTCGGCCTCGGCGAGTGGCTGCCGCAGCACGGCACCTCCTCGAGCACCCTGCACCTGCGCGGGCTCGAGAAGCGCGTCGCCGAGCTGATCGAGGCGTCGCAGCCGGCGCTCGACTACGACTCGTTCGACGTGCTGCGCCGCTCGGCGCTCTCAGACGAGCTCGCCTGGGCCGAGGAGTACAGCGTCGTGAAGGATGTCTCGGGCGTCGGTGCCGAGCGCAACCTCTTCCGCTACCGGCCGCTGCCGGTGACCGTGCGCATCGGCGAGCAGGCGAGCCTCGCAGAGGGGCTCCGCGTCATCGCGGCGGGCCTCCTCGCGAAGTCGCCCCTCATGGTGTCGACCGCGGTCGAGCTGCCGAAGGGCGTGCGCACGCTGCTCTCGGCGCGTGACCTCCGGGTCGTGCGCGAGGGTGACGCGGCCTGGCTCGGTCGCGCAGCGAAGCAGGGCATCACGACGCCGCGCGTGCGACTCGTCGGCGGCGGGGCATCTGCTCTGGCAGAGGCGCTCGGCGGCACTCCGGATGTCGCGGTGTGGTCGCACCCCGTCACGCCCTCGGGTCGGGTCGAGCTGCTGCCGTTCCTGCACGAGCAGGCGATCTCGATCACGAACCACCGCTTCGGCAACCCGACGACGCTCTCCGACGGCGTGATCTGA
- a CDS encoding LysR family transcriptional regulator: protein MLDVRRLRLLVELSDRGTLSAVAEALSYSPSSVSQQLSQLEREAGVPLLVQVGRRVQLTPQAEVLVGHARAVLDRLEEAEAEVARSLTAVGGTVRIAVFQSAAHAVVPQALTLLRAEHPALRVEVTEREPDVGLFEVSARDFDLVIAEQYPGHTRAHREELDRVHLVADAIRLALPPHPSHSGGYTIRRADESSVAPGVADRISAGTHSGRGGADASRDQSLAAASTMPWVLEPEGTASRDWAEQLCREAGFEPDVRFETADLMAHIRLIRSGNAVGLLPDLVWAGEAPSVTLVDLPGHPEREVFTSTRHAAAARPAVVACRDALARAARATATPSAR from the coding sequence ATGCTCGACGTGCGACGCCTGCGACTGCTCGTCGAGCTCAGCGACCGCGGCACGCTCTCGGCGGTCGCCGAGGCCCTCTCGTACAGCCCCTCGTCGGTGTCGCAGCAGCTCAGCCAGCTCGAGCGCGAGGCCGGGGTGCCGTTGCTCGTGCAGGTCGGTCGGCGCGTGCAGCTGACCCCGCAGGCCGAGGTGCTCGTGGGGCACGCCCGCGCCGTGCTCGACCGGCTCGAAGAGGCCGAGGCCGAGGTCGCCCGTTCGCTCACCGCGGTCGGCGGCACCGTGCGCATCGCCGTGTTCCAGTCGGCGGCGCACGCCGTGGTGCCGCAGGCGCTCACCCTGCTGCGCGCCGAGCACCCCGCCCTGCGGGTCGAGGTCACCGAGCGCGAGCCGGATGTCGGCCTCTTCGAGGTGTCGGCGCGCGACTTCGACCTCGTGATCGCCGAGCAGTACCCGGGGCACACGCGCGCGCACCGCGAGGAGCTCGACCGCGTGCACCTCGTCGCCGACGCCATCCGGCTCGCGCTGCCGCCGCATCCCTCTCATTCCGGCGGATATACGATCCGGCGCGCCGACGAATCGAGTGTCGCGCCCGGGGTGGCGGATCGTATATCCGCAGGAACGCACAGCGGGCGGGGTGGGGCGGATGCCTCGCGCGACCAGTCCCTCGCCGCGGCATCGACGATGCCGTGGGTGCTCGAGCCCGAGGGCACCGCCTCGCGCGACTGGGCCGAGCAGCTCTGCCGCGAGGCGGGCTTCGAGCCCGACGTGCGGTTCGAGACCGCCGACCTGATGGCCCACATCCGCCTCATCCGCTCGGGCAACGCCGTCGGACTCCTCCCCGACCTCGTGTGGGCGGGCGAGGCGCCGAGCGTCACGCTCGTCGACCTGCCGGGGCATCCCGAGCGCGAGGTGTTCACCTCGACGAGGCACGCCGCCGCGGCACGACCGGCGGTCGTCGCCTGCCGTGACGCCCTCGCCCGGGCGGCACGCGCGACGGCGACGCCTTCGGCTCGCTGA
- a CDS encoding GntR family transcriptional regulator, whose protein sequence is MKLSIDPAASAPPFEQLRRQVIDAVSDGTLAPGTRMPTVRALAAELGLAVNTVAKAYRALEDDHVIEGRGRAGTFVSETGDAVTREAQAAAIAFADRVHRLGIDRDTALALVGSALDAER, encoded by the coding sequence ATGAAGCTGTCGATCGACCCCGCCGCCTCAGCTCCGCCGTTCGAGCAGCTGCGCCGTCAGGTGATCGACGCCGTGAGCGACGGGACGCTCGCACCCGGCACGCGGATGCCGACCGTGCGTGCGCTCGCGGCCGAGCTCGGACTCGCTGTGAACACCGTCGCCAAGGCGTACCGCGCGCTCGAGGACGACCACGTGATCGAGGGGCGCGGGCGTGCAGGCACCTTCGTCTCCGAGACGGGCGATGCGGTCACGCGCGAGGCGCAGGCGGCGGCCATCGCGTTCGCCGACCGGGTGCACCGCCTCGGCATCGACCGCGACACGGCGCTCGCGCTGGTCGGGTCGGCGCTCGACGCCGAGCGCTGA
- the rimK gene encoding 30S ribosomal protein S6--L-glutamate ligase, with the protein MKLAILSRAPQAYSTQRLRAAAQQRGHEVKVLDTLRFAIDLSGPEPDLQYRGRRLSDYDAVLPRIGNSVTYFGTAVVRQFEQMDVYTPNTANGITNSRDKLRANQILSRHNIGMPATAFVRNRADVRPAIERVGGAPVVIKLLEGTQGIGVILAPEVKVAEAIIETLHSTKQNVLIQRFIKESRGRDIRALVVGDRVVAAMRRSASGDEFRSNVHRGGTVEAVELTPEYEQAAVRSAQIMGLRVAGVDMLEGDDGPLVMEVNSSPGLEGIETATKLDVAGAIIDHIANQVAFPEIDVRQRLTVSTGYGVAELMVHGGADLVGTTLGESGLWERDITVLTLHRGTTVIPNPRKGVVLEGEDRLLCFGKLEEMRSMIPERRRRRSKVRKLPKRPIPEE; encoded by the coding sequence ATGAAACTGGCGATCCTCTCGCGCGCCCCTCAGGCGTACTCCACCCAACGGCTCCGCGCAGCCGCCCAGCAGCGCGGTCACGAGGTCAAGGTGCTCGACACCCTGCGCTTCGCGATCGACCTCTCGGGGCCCGAGCCCGACCTGCAGTACCGGGGTCGTCGGCTCTCCGACTACGACGCCGTGCTGCCCCGCATCGGCAATTCGGTGACGTACTTCGGCACGGCCGTGGTGCGCCAGTTCGAGCAGATGGACGTCTACACGCCCAACACCGCCAACGGCATCACGAACTCGCGCGACAAGCTGCGTGCGAACCAGATCCTCTCGCGCCACAACATCGGCATGCCCGCGACGGCGTTCGTGCGCAACCGCGCCGACGTGCGGCCCGCGATCGAACGCGTCGGGGGTGCACCGGTCGTCATCAAGCTCCTCGAGGGCACGCAGGGCATCGGGGTGATCCTCGCGCCCGAGGTCAAGGTCGCCGAGGCGATCATCGAGACGTTGCACTCGACCAAGCAGAACGTGCTGATCCAGCGTTTCATCAAGGAGAGCAGGGGCCGCGACATCCGTGCCCTCGTCGTCGGCGACCGCGTGGTCGCGGCGATGCGGCGCAGTGCGAGCGGCGACGAGTTCCGCTCGAACGTGCACCGCGGCGGCACTGTCGAGGCGGTCGAGCTGACGCCCGAGTACGAGCAGGCGGCCGTGCGTTCGGCGCAGATCATGGGCCTGCGCGTCGCGGGCGTCGACATGCTCGAGGGCGACGACGGCCCGCTCGTCATGGAGGTCAACTCGTCGCCGGGCCTCGAGGGCATCGAGACGGCCACGAAGCTCGACGTCGCTGGCGCGATCATCGACCACATCGCCAATCAGGTCGCATTCCCCGAGATCGACGTGCGCCAGCGGCTCACCGTCTCGACGGGCTACGGCGTGGCCGAGCTCATGGTGCACGGCGGCGCCGACCTCGTCGGCACGACGCTCGGCGAATCGGGCCTGTGGGAGCGCGACATCACGGTGCTCACGCTGCACCGCGGCACGACCGTCATCCCGAACCCGCGCAAGGGGGTCGTGCTCGAGGGTGAAGACCGCCTGCTCTGCTTCGGCAAGCTCGAGGAGATGCGCTCGATGATCCCCGAGCGGCGTCGCCGCCGGTCGAAGGTGCGCAAGCTCCCGAAGCGGCCGATCCCCGAGGAGTGA